Proteins from one Dama dama isolate Ldn47 chromosome 12, ASM3311817v1, whole genome shotgun sequence genomic window:
- the LOC133066875 gene encoding olfactory receptor 11H6-like, with amino-acid sequence MSNVSSVSKFILLGFPYTWEIRILCFSVFSGTYILTLIGNLCIICAVRCDHQLQTPMYILLANFSFLEIWFITSTVPNMLANFLSETNTISFSGCFLQFYFFFSMGTTETLFLSAMAFDRYLAICRPLHYPSVMTVQRCIRMGACCWVCGFLYFLLPICLISQLPFCCLNKIDHFLCDPGPLIKLSCVPAPVTEIICAIYNSVLIFSTLLFITSSYTLVIRAVFRVPSAEGRHKAFSTCGSHLSVVSLFYGSIMVVYVSPTAGNPAGIQKYVTLFYSVLTPLFNPLIYSLRNKEMKEALRKLFKTVRFRQRPGRNL; translated from the exons ATGAGTAATGTTTC CTCTGTGAGTAAATTCATCCTTTTAGGCTTCCCTTATACTTGGGAAATTCGGATCCTCTGTTTCTCAGTTTTTTCTGGCACATATATTCTGACACTCATTGGAAATCTGTGCATTATCTGTGCTGTGAGGTGCGACCATCAACTGCAAACTCCAATGTACATCTTGCTGGCCAATTTTTCCTTCCTGGAGATCTGGTTTATCACCTCCACTGTCCCTAATATGCTAGCCAACTTTCTCTCTGAGACCAACACCATCTCCTTCTCTGGCTGCTTCCTCCAGTTCTACTTCTTCTTCTCCATGGGCACCACTGAGACCCTCTTCTTGTCTGCCATGGCCTTTGACAGGTACCTTGCCATCTGCAGGCCCCTTCACTACCCCAGTGTCATGACGGTGCAACGCTGCATCAGAATGGGAGCCTGCTGCTGGGTGTGTGGCTTCTTGTACTTCCTCTTGCCTATATGTCTAATCTCTCAACTCCCCTTTTGTTGTCTCAATAAAATTGATCACTTCCTCTGTGACCCAGGACCCCTTATAAAGCTGTCCTGTGTGCCAGCTCCTGTCACTGAGATCATCTGTGCCATCTACAATTCAGTCCTCATTTTCTCCACCTTACTCTTCATTACCAGCTCTTACACCCTGGTGATCAGAGCTGTGTTTAGGGTCCCCTCAGCAGAAGGCCGACATAAGGCTTTCTCTACCTGTGGCTCCCATCTGTCTGTAGTGTCTCTGTTCTATGGCTCTATTATGGTTGTATATGTGAGCCCAACGGCAGGCAATCCAGCCGGGATTCAGAAATATGTGACTTTGTTTTATTCTGTGTTAACTCCACTGTTCAACCCTTTGATCTATAGTCTCCGGAATAAAGAGATGAAGGAGGCTCTGAGGAAATTATTTAAGACTGTGAGATTTAGGCAGAGGCCTGGCAGAAATCTTTGA
- the LOC133066874 gene encoding olfactory receptor 4K13, with protein sequence MEKTNHSVVSEFILLGLSKSQNLQILFFLGFSVVYGGIVLGNLLILVTVIFDPCLHTPMYFLLINLSCIDMILASFATPKMIVDFLRDRKTISWWGCYSQMFFMHLLGGSEMMLLVVMAIDRYVAICKPLHYMTIMSPRVLIGLLFSSYAVGFVHSSSQMAFMLNLPFCGPNVVDSFFCDLPLVIKLACEDTYVLQLLVIADSGLLSLVCFLLLLVSYTVIIYSVRQHTASGSSKAFSTLSAHITVVTLFFAPCVFIYVWPFSRYSIDKILSVFYTIFTPLLNPIIYTLRNQEVKAAIRKIKTRHTNSKHTL encoded by the coding sequence ATGGAAAAGACAAACCATTCAGTGGTATCTGAGTTCATTTTGCTGGGACTTTCCAAATCTCAGAATCTtcagattttattctttctgggATTCTCTGTGGTCTATGGAGGGATTGTGTTGGGAAACCTCCTCATCTTAGTCACTGTGATCTTTGACCCATGCCTTCACACACCAATGTACTTTCTGCTTATCAATCTCTCCTGTATTGATATGATCCTGGCTTCTTTTGCTACCCCTAAGATGATTGTAGATTTCCTCCGAGACCGGAAGACCATCTCCTGGTGGGGATGTTATTCTCAGATgttcttcatgcacctcctaggTGGGAGTGAGATGATGTTGCTTGTAGTCATGGCAATAGACAGATATGTTGCGATATGCAAACCCCTCCATTACATGACCATCATGAGCCCACGAGTGCTCATTGGGCTACTGTTTTCCTCCTACGCAGTTGGATTTGTGCACTCATCTAGTCAAATGGCTTTCATGTTGAATTTGCCCTTCTGTGGTCCCAATGTGGTGGACAGCTTTTTCTGTGACCTACCTCTTGTGATCAAACTCGCCTGCGAGGACACCTACGTGCTCCAACTCCTGGTCATTGCTGACAGTGGCCTCCTGTCGCTGgtctgcttcctcctcctgctcGTCTCCTACACGGTGATCATTTACTCTGTTAGGCAGCACACTGCCAGTGGTTCCTCTAAGGCTTTCTCCACTCTCTCAGCACACATCACAGTAGTGACTCTGTTCTTTGCCCCTTGTGTCTTTATCTATGTATGGCCTTTCAGCAGATACTCCATAGATAAAATTCTTTCTGTGTTTTATACGATTTTCACACCTCTCTTAAATCCTATTATTTATACATTAAGGAATCAAGAGGTAAAAGCAGCCATTAGGAAGATAAAGACTCGACATACAAATTCAAAGCACACTTTGTAG
- the LOC133067294 gene encoding olfactory receptor 4K14, whose amino-acid sequence MDLQNYSLVSEFVLHGLCTSQYLQKFFFVFFSEIYVVTVLGNLIIVVTVIFDPHLHSSPMYFLLGNLSFLDIWLASFATPKMIRDFLSDQKLISFRGCMAQIFFLHFVGGAEMVLLVTMAYDRYVAICKPLHYMTVMSRRTCVGLVLVSWVIGFVHSISQVAFTVNLPYCGPNEVDSFFCDLPLVIKLACLDTYVLGILMISDSGLLSMSCFLLLLISYTVLLINVRQRAAGGISKALSTCSAHIMVVTLFFGPWIFIYVWPFSRFSVDKLLSVFYTIFTPLLNPLIYTLRNKEMKTSMKKLRNRHVTFH is encoded by the coding sequence ATGGACCTGCAGAATTATTCCTTGGTGTCAGAATTTGTGTTGCATGGACTCTGCACTTCACAATatcttcaaaaatttttctttgtattcttctCTGAGATCTATGTGGTCACTGTGCTGGGCAACCTTATCATTGTGGTCACTGTAATATTTGACCCCCACCTACACTCCTCCCCTATGTACTTCCTGCTGGGGAATCTCTCTTTCCTGGACATATGGCTGGCCTCATTTGCCACTCCCAAGATGATCAgggacttccttagtgatcaaaaGCTCATCTCCTTCAGAGGATGTATGGCTCAAATCTTCTTCTTGCACTTTGTTGGAGGGGCTGAGATGGTACTTCTTGTTACCATGGCCTATGACAGGTATGTGGCCATATGCAAGCCTTTGCATTACATGACAGTGATGAGCCGGCGGACTTGCGTGGGGCTGGTGCTGGTTTCATGGGTCATTGGATTTGTGCACTCCATCAGTCAGGTAGCCTTTACTGTAAATTTACCTTACTGTGGCCCCAACGAGGTGGACAGCTTTTTCTGTGACCTTCCTCTCGTGATCAAGCTTGCCTGCCTGGACACCTATGTCTTGGGTATACTTATGATCTCAGACAGCGGGTTGCTTTCCATGAgctgttttcttctcctcctGATCTCCTACACTGTTCTTCTCATCAATGTCCGACAGCGTGCAGCTGGTGGGATATCCAAAGCACTCTCAACCTGCTCTGCACATATCATGGTAGTCACACTCTTCTTTGGGCCCTGGATTTTCATTTATGTGTGGCCTTTTAGTAGGTTCTCTGTGGACAAGCTCCTCTCTGTGTTTTACACCATTTTTACTCCACTCTTGAACCCTCTTATCTACACACTGAGAAATAAGGAGATGAAAACATCTATGAAGAAACTAAGAAACCGACATGTGACTTTTCACTGA
- the LOC133067293 gene encoding olfactory receptor 4Q2, with translation MDENQTKVVREFILAGFSQTQSIETGLFVLFLLLYVSTWVGNVLIMITVVYDNHLNSSPMYFLLGNLSFLDLCYSTVTTPKLLADFLDNEKLIPYDQCIVQLFSLHVVGAAEMFLLTVMAYDRYAAICRPLHYTTIMRRGLCCVLVAASWMGGFVHSTVQTILTVRLPFCGPNQVDNFFCDVPPVIKLACADTFVIELLMVSNSGLISTSSFVVLVSSYATILVKIRSKEGRQKALSTCGSHLMVVTLFFGPCIFIYARPFSTFSVDKMVSVLYNVITPMLNPLIYTLRNKEVKSAMRKLWDRSGLTWKKQDT, from the coding sequence ATGGATGAAAACCAAACAAAGGTAGTGAGAGAATTTATCCTGGCAGGTTTCTCACAGACACAATCTATTGAAACAGGACTATTTGTACTATTTCTTCTCCTCTATGTGTCCACTTGGGTAGGAAATGTCCTTATCATGATTACAGTAGTCTATGATAACCATCTGAATTCATCACCCATGTATTTCCTTCTTGGCAACCTCTCTTTCCTCGATCTATGTTATTCAACAGTAACTACCCCTAAGCTTCTGGCCGACTTTCTTGATAATGAAAAGCTCATTCCCTATGACCAATGCATTGTGCAGCTCTTCTCCCTGCATGTTGTAGGGGCAGCAGAGATGTTCCTGCTCACTGTGATGGCCTATGATCGCTATGCTGCAATTTGTCGCCCCCTGCACTATACCACTATCATGAGGCGAGGATTATGCTGTGTGTTGGTAGCTGCCTCCTGGATGGGAGGCTTTGTACACTCTACTGTTCAGACAATTCTCACTGTCCGTCTGCCCTTTTGTGGGCCAAATCAGGTGGACAACTTCTTTTGTGATGTTCCCCCTGTCATCAAACTTGCCTGTGCAGACACTTTTGTCATTGAATTGCTAATGGTATCTAACAGTGGGCTGATTTCTACGAGCTCCTTTGTAGTGTTGGTTTCTTCTTATGCCACCATCCTAGTCAAGATTCGCTCCAAGGAAGGAAGGCAAAAGGCACTCTCAACCTGTGGCTCTCACCTGATGGTGGTAACACTCTTCTTTGGACCCTGTATTTTCATCTATGCTCGTCCCTTCTCCACTTTTTCTGTGGACAAGATGGTGTCTGTACTCTACAATGTTATTACTCCCATGCTGAACCCCCTCATCTATACACTTCGGAACAAAGAGGTCAAGTCAGCCATGCGAAAGCTGTGGGATAGAAGTGGACTTACTTGGAAAAAGCAGGACACATAA